The Hippoglossus hippoglossus isolate fHipHip1 chromosome 4, fHipHip1.pri, whole genome shotgun sequence DNA window TCTCTTACCCTTCATAACAAGGTTAACACATTAAattgaaacataaaatatacatcATGTGCACGTACACTGAATAAACACGAGGCTTTGAAATGACTCGTACCTTTAGTCCTTCATCCGCTGGAAGTCCATTGAGGCCTTCTTTACCTTTAACACCCTACAGGAAACCAACAGATCTCAGCATCATTATGACACCAGTTTAAATATCGTAAGAAGCCATGTAATGATAGTTTTTAACTTACTCTGTCTCCTGGTTTTCCTGGTGTCCCCTCCAATCCTCTACTGCCAGCTTCACCCTTTGAATGGCACAGGATATTTAAAGCTCTTTGACTTAACATCTCTCATTCACATCATACCTACCTTCTTACTTTGTCTAAATCTGTTCGTCTGTTGTTAAATCAATTTAAGAGCTGTAAACTTTAAAGATGGTAAATAACTCACACTCTTCCCTACATGTCCTTGGAGGCCAGGTGCTCCCGTCTTTCCAGGTGATCCCTGTGGCAGATGTTTATCAGATAGTAGATATACaatttgtgtgaaatttgacTTGTTCATTTATGATAATAGAGCTAAAAACTCACCTTTGGGCCTGGTGTTCCTGGGTCGCCATTCATTCCATTTGCACCAATGGGGCCCTGATAGAAAgatgtattgttttcattataatcACATATCTTGACTTTTTTACTCATCTgtgtaaaagaacaaaatatcTTTTCATGAAATtggaaaatcaaatcaaataaaacattggtTTGTGTGGTGATAAGTCTTTGGACAAATTTAGAAACATGAGTATTaacatattgtttgtgtttggcctTACCAGGGCTCCATGAGCTCCATCCTGTCCTCTGTTTCCCAAATGACCTCGAAAACCCTAAGAAAGGACAGAGATCATGTGATGGTGATCTTTTGACAGTGTTTTATTCAATGGGAGTGGATGAAATATATGAGTAAATCCCCAAATTCTTCCAAACTATACTGGGCAGAAAAGTCACATGGCATTTATTGGACAATACGTGGTTCTAATTGTAGATATGTCAAAATGTTCTCTactgtgtgtaaatatgaaGGTTCCAGTGTGATCACCTTCTGGCCTTTAGGTCCACGCTCCCCTGTGAATCCAGGCATTCCCTACACAAACAgtttacacacatacaaacagagtGTTTTATTAACGTCTTATAAGAAGTTTTATTAGTTTGTCTGCTTTTCACAAATTAACACATAAAAGTCAACAATCTACAAATGTAATCATGGAAATACAGTGTATATAAAAGGCTGAATATCAAAGTCCAGGTTTCGCTGTTAAAAAAAGCCCTTAAATgacaaatgttgaaaatcacAAATAGTGAATATATTTATTCTGAACACAGCAGTCACATAAGCTCAGAACAAGAAGTGTAATCACATAGGAACCTTAATACCAGGTTCTCCTTCACGTCCTCTCTCCCCAGATtttcccatctctccctgcAAATAGACGATGGGAACAATGATCAACATCtagaatttatattttatttatttattctatgtTTCATTCTTCAGCTATATTAAGTACACTCTCATACTCACAATGGGACCAGGTACTCCTGAAAATCCTGCTTGGCTTTTTCGACCCTCCAGTAggaaaaatgataataataattgattagGATTTAACATTAGGTGGAAATAACTCAAAACTCTATTGACACTGTCAccagtattttttatattagaCCAAAATTCAATCTCTGCTGGTGTGAGTACAATGTACATTTAAATTGACCTGACTTGTTCATTATCCACACTTGTACCAACCTTGTCACCTCGAGGCCCAGCGGCTCCTTGAATACCAGTTGGCCCTCGATCTCCCtacaaaaacatacatgcacacttGATTACACAAAATactcaaaagaaaaagacatgatACCGACAGTTTTCTCAAACCCACCTTTGGACCATCTTTTCCCTGCTTTCCTTGCTCCCCCATGATGCCATCAAACCCCTATAATAATAGAAGCATATGCAAAATAAAACGTGGGAATTTCAGTTGCTGTTCAGTAGCATCTTGTGAATATATCTTTGTCCATTAAGTTTATTTCACTCACGCTGGAACCAGGAGGTCCTGGTGGCCCTGTTGGTCCTACAAGTCCCTCCAACCCCAATGGGCCTCGACGACCCTTTGATCCCTGTTTACCTAGAGGCCCTGGAGGCCCCTGTACACAAACATAACAAGACAATGTTCACTGTTCTGATCAAAGAACAGATTAGAAATCATCTGTACAGATTGACAGGAAGGATGTAACTCACTATGTCTCCCTTAAACCCTGAATCACCCTTGTCACCGCGTTTGGATTTATCCCCCTGGTAGAGAAACACGTGCAGTAGTTAGTAACCAAAAGAGCAGCAACACTATAATGACATGGAAAGTTAAGATAATTAAATATTGCCATAGATAACAtgtttataaatacattttttagatGGAGTCAATATTGAAATTGCTTTAAGTAATCTTACGGGATCACCTGAGGGTCCAGGTTTTCCTGGATTcccattggctccctgtaatGAGAAAAATTACATCTAAATTCATATCTGTGGTAGTGAGTGTCACCTCTGTAGAGGATTTGGACTCATAGCCTTACATTAAGTCCAGGTGGTCCAGGTTCTCCTATATCTCCTTCATCTCCTGGATCACCCTTGTGAAAATGCatagaagacagaggagagtcAAGAATTATAACTGCATCCAATGCTGCATgacattttattctcattttttAAGTGTACTCACAGGGTCTCCTTTAGGACCCACTGGTCCATCTGGTCCTGGATTTCCCTAAGAGAAACAAATATcaaatttattttgtaatattgtCATTTAATAAATCTAATCTAATTCAATAAAGtgtggctgctgtgtttttgtatgaTGAGTCAGGTATGCATATACATACAAGGAAACACATATAATAAAATACCAATAGCTCAAGTAACAGGAGTAAATCTGCAGTGACTGTAAatacacatcacatcacaacaacacaacgtTTCTGACCAAATGCTCTTGTTGTACCTGAGGACCACGAACACCTGGAAATCCAACTGTGCCCTCAGGACCTGCTTCTCCCTGAAGCAAAGCATGTACACACAGATTAGACATTTATTTAGGTATTAAGATAATGTAGtgtgcttattattattattcagtgtCTGCATGAATCTGCATGTGCACCTGTggtccagctgctcctctgagACCCACTGCACCGTGATGACCCTGATAACATAAAATTATGTTTCACAAATATTGTTTAATAACTCACTCCACAACTTGATGAGCTGGCTGTTTACTTACCGGAGGTCCATTCACTCCTAAAACACCATTCAGTCCTCTGGAGCCAATTTTGCTCTGAGGAGCAGACAAATTAATTGCTGCTGTCCTTACTTTAACAGTGGCTATTTGTTTAATTCCAAATTAATTATAGTATTATCTCCATATTATGTTATTTAACTCACAGGTGGGCCTGGTGGTCCACTGAAGCCTTGAGCTCCAATCTCTCCCtggaaacaataaaaagcaaagACGGCTGTGATCAAGATCTATCATATTTACAGAGTTATTTTAATTCAGTAGCGATGGATAACTGTAACCCAGTGAGCAGCATGACACTGACTAGAGTTCCTGATGGTCCTGGAAAACCAGAAGGACCCCTGGCTCCGGGCATTCCCTGTAAACACAGGACATTTCAGATGCTGCATTGTTGAGGGAAAAGTTctcattgatttgaagtcaGACTTCATGAAAATGATGTTAGGACAATCAAAATGGCCATAATTTAACAGTAAATTCACTTACTATGTAGCCAGGGAGCCCAACAAGGCCTCTGACTCCTTTATTTCCCTGTGAGACAGAGGAAATACAATATCGCAGTTCAACCATCTTCTCCTTATAAAGACTTTGTGTGTATTGTATCCTGAATCTGACCTTGTCTCCTGTTCGTCCTCTGTCTCCTTGTGGTCCAGCCTCTCCTTCATAACCCTACAGGCAGAAATATTAGCACAGACATATGCAAATATAAGGTAGCTGCAGAAAATAGAACTTAGACATTTAGACAAAGAGACCAACACACATGTACTTGGGCCTCTATAATTGAAATCCCCATAACATTAGAAGTCCAGGCCACTCTTACCCACTCACCCAGCTCCCCTTTActgccctcctctcctctgtagCCTATGGGACCCTGTAGGGACAGGCACACAATATATTTATCAAGCTGCAACAACTGCGCCAAGTGACATTTACAtctaacagacaaacaataaaaatacacacatcttTTACATGTTTCTAAATGGATTTACCTGTTCTCCAGGTAAGCCTGGAGGGCCTGGGTCAGCGTCCTTTCCTGGGGTCCCATCTCTTCCGGGTCGGCCCTGGGGCCCCGGCAGACCCTGTGGCCCTGAACTACCCTGCGGTTCAATACAACATGGAATGTGAGGAAGTCAGCACATTTTGCTAAGAAAACCTCATTGTCGACTCTGATGAGATGCAAATAAAGTAGAGATACCTACCATTTTCCCTGGAGCTCCTCTTGGTCCTTGTTTCCCAGTAATTCCAGGTGGCCCCTAGAATACAGAATCTTTTCAccatcatttatatttaataatgacaGGGTACGATAAAGTTTACCCCTACATAGCTGTTTAAGCTTTGTCTTGTcaagtaatctgattacttaCGATTGGTCCGGCATCTCCAGGAGGTCCAGGAGGCCCCAGAGGCCCCTTAACtttctgaaaatacaaaaaccacaatgtttgatattttaatcaCAATACATCTTCATAGTTTTCCCGTACTGATATTTATTCCCCAGACAGACATTTGGTCCAAACACTTTTCACCGACTGTAAATAAGCTAACAATGTCCATAACTTTATTGATGCAGATATTGGATTTAACAGCTGTGCAGGATTTTGAACAACTGGATTTCAACTGACAAAACACTGATCAATAATTTAAACATCACCAAATATAATGTTACTTCAGGAACGACAACACCATTTGTTCTTTAACGCAAACACCTACTGGCCAGGAAAACACCAGCTTTTTGTAGATCTTCTTTTTCTGAGAaggaacaacacaaaaatattatAGCACAGACCTTCAGTTCAAATAATGTAATTTGAGAAAATAACCAAACCACAAGAAATAAACTTATATGGTAAAACACATGTAATTGTTTCTCTAAATTTGCAACAATCATGTTATTAAACCTTTATTTGGTtggcaggttttttaaatgtaaaaaatttgatttataCATTGGAAGCAATGGTTGTCCAACAACTTCCAACAATGCAATTGACTTTCATCGACTTTAATACTTACTTGTAAGCATGTAATGTGTTGCAGATTGATAGACTCCCTAAATATTTATCCGAAAACTAGCCAAACATTAGCGAACACTTCCTACTCCATTAAcccaataaatatttttttttctccattgttgtgttttcattcatccatATTCATACTCTCAGCATTAATTCAAGTATGTGTGTAGCACAGAGTTGGCCTGGTTCATGGCCAACAACCATTAGATGATTCACAACAGTTCACCTTGAAAGCCTCCCATCCTTCCTCAGAGGTTTTGAATACAACAATGGCAGGCATCCCTGGAGGACCAATGGGGCCTCTGTATCCTGTCCCCCCGGTCCTGCCCATAACACCTTGATATCCCTGAGAGGACGAGAGATAAGATCATCTGTATGATGTGCAAAACAGACCTTGGTTTACAGCGTCCACAGGTTTGATCAGCACTGCCCAAAACAGGAATAGTTCATCTCAGTTAGACGCAAAGAGAAAAGATAGACATAGACGTACTGAGCGATGTTTCCACAAGAatctcacaaacacaacccCCACAGTATAAATTGATTCTTAGGTCTGTTTGAAGAAAATAAGCCCAGCGTTACATGTTACACAAAAGTCATTGCATCTGAGATGGTTTGGTTTGGATTCAGTAAAGCAGGTAAGGACTATTGGATGAGTCAAAgttttatatatgtgttttgTGTACATATAATTCATTGATTAGTGGATATAGGTTGAATAAGGGTTGTGCAGAGTCCGGATTTAAAgatatgtttaatattttatagtTGGGGGAATTTAGAATGTGCTCTTGATTTGTTGTGAATGCATAGAGTGATTGATGTACAGTTAAAGTTACTGATGACAAAGTAACATGGAGGTTGATGAAGGTTTTCTTTAGTCTTGGAATACAAGGCTGACTTGTGGCAAAACTGGAGTTTAGCCGAAGTTTGACAGGGTTTTTTTCTGAGTTCCTACTGAACTCAACACACAGCTGCTTGTTAAATCCTCGTGGAAAATGGTTTAACTGGCCCATTTGCTTTGTATAAAAAAACTGCAAACTTACCAACATATCTAACAGACATGAGACAAAGGGAGCAAATCCTTTTAATGACTGTATATTTCTTATTGGCTGCTtgtcaaatgtttgatttacatCTACTTTTTATCTGATTAGAGACTAACAAATATCTGTGGGCCAAAACAACGAGCTCAAAGAGTTGAGCAGAGTTgagcagtttgttgttgttgatgtttgtgaGCAGCACTTTCCCACCACACTGAGCCATTTGTTTAATTGttcatacaaaataaataaataatgtcttGAGTTGAACACATACTTTGTCTCCTTGAGGTCCTGATGGCCCTGTTAGTCCAGGTGGACCCTGTAGTCCCTGAAGAAAGAGGAACATAGAAGAATTAGGCAACAGCTCACCTGTCAGAAATGGCAAAAAtaagtaaacaaataaataaaccagcAAACAAATAATTCTACTAATGAACAGTAATTCCATAAAACATATTGATAAAAGCAGAATGAGATCTTTCAAAACATCAACAGCCCTGGTTTAACATGATCTCCTGGACAGATGTTTATTATGTCTGGATTCTGGTGAATGTAACCCTTTTATTTgataatgtttaataaaaagtaGGGTGGTTTGTAAATGCTTGTTATTAAAACACAGTTCATGGTCCTTAGTCTGAGATAATGTGGAAATGGTGTGTTTCATGGAAGAGTTCAACCTCAACCCCTCCCTTTtaccacacgcacgcacgcacgcacgcacgcacgcacgcacgcacgcacgcacacacgcacacacacacacacacacacacacacacactgcttttgaATTGACTATGTTGCCATCTCGATCATCAACACGGCTCCACTCAAACTTAATTTCATACCAAGTCGTGACAGAAAATTAGATTCGAACATTTCCCATATTTAAGACATTTCCTCCgtggtttgtttatttacttataACATCATTAAACATCATTAACACTCTGACACTTATATGATTGACCTGtaatgacacaaaatgacttCCAATGTGACAATTAATTCCAGGCCTTAATAAACATTTACGTAGATACAGGTAAATATAAACAATGTCTTaccctttgacctctgaccccaggtTTTAGTCCGGCCCCGTGATGTCTGACTGAGGATGCaggctgctgattggctgcctTAACATTCTGCTGTGGCGACTCAGTCTCTGATATGACTATGAAGTCTTCATCGCTGAACATGGAGATCGAATCAAGTGAAGATTGATTATTTTCCTCAAAGATGCCGGTGTCATTATCATGATTTGCTTTTTCcacctctgcttctctttcctcctcctcctccatcactgaATCTgtctcatcttcatctctgcCGCTCCCCTCTTCTCCACCTGGAAGTCGTAGCGGTGGTGATGTGGTTTCTGTTTGTGCTGAAACGTTACCCCCCTCAGTTGGGATGTTACTCAGTGCTGCTGTGCTTTGTTGTGTGGGAGCTGAAAGCGTCAGATTTGGAGCTGGAACTTTCTGAGGAGCAGCAAAGTCTTGTGTCACCTCTCCCTCCACTGATCtgtcttcttctgctgctgctaaaaCCTCCAGGGAGGGATGAGTGACTACAGAAACTGGAGGTGTAATTATTGCTGGTGAAGTATCCTGTTTGGCCTCCTTTGTTCCTCCGTCAGGTGAAGCGTCCACACTGGCAGCATCAAACCCTGATTCTGTGGTGGAGCCTGAGA harbors:
- the LOC117760565 gene encoding collagen alpha-1(V) chain-like gives rise to the protein MQGADVLLLLLLSCGTIQQMIFVVGDPAAAEQHCQHYNNTCSTLTDTQQATAVDEVTSHPGIRESSRPDTSPQDTTVKAGLPELTGRLNPESSTSPLKTHTAQTGAETQTTGSTTGEKPKTVGEETVLGGANEPQTSQISGTMKETQRTEGSLTVASVHTAHTAQVHQPSGAATEGFTSNDASVVEPVEMSISSPNIQPENPTAPGVTSPSAGGATETAERSFSDGPHEFVITLISGSTTESGFDAASVDASPDGGTKEAKQDTSPAIITPPVSVVTHPSLEVLAAAEEDRSVEGEVTQDFAAPQKVPAPNLTLSAPTQQSTAALSNIPTEGGNVSAQTETTSPPLRLPGGEEGSGRDEDETDSVMEEEEEREAEVEKANHDNDTGIFEENNQSSLDSISMFSDEDFIVISETESPQQNVKAANQQPASSVRHHGAGLKPGVRGQRGLQGPPGLTGPSGPQGDKGYQGVMGRTGGTGYRGPIGPPGMPAIVVFKTSEEGWEAFKKKKIYKKLVFSWPVGVCVKEQMVLSFLKKLRGLWGLLDLLEMPDQSGHLELLGNKDQEELQGKWVVQGHRVCRGPRADPEEMGPQERTLTQALQAYLENRVMKERLDHKETEDEQETREIKESEALLGSLAT